The Palaeococcus ferrophilus DSM 13482 genome includes a window with the following:
- a CDS encoding FmdE family protein: protein MLTLNKLVGERNAEGILEYAREFHGHVCPYLALGIRASLVAMEELGVGRLDYSGSVDESILAIVEVNSCFTDGVQVATGCTLGNNSLIYLDLGKTALTLVKRSTWEGVRVYADAEKLAKYYPSGATELFNRVVKERKGTPEERKRLWELWEEAAMRMLHLPREEFKIERVKIPPIEQAPIFNSLRCSSCGELVMETRAVYVDGKPYCLSCAGEKYLGVIGRGIVELGGRE from the coding sequence ATGCTCACGCTCAACAAACTCGTTGGGGAGAGGAATGCAGAGGGCATCCTGGAGTACGCGAGGGAGTTCCACGGGCACGTATGCCCCTACCTCGCGCTTGGAATAAGGGCGTCGCTGGTGGCGATGGAGGAACTCGGCGTCGGAAGGCTTGACTACTCAGGAAGCGTCGATGAGTCGATCTTGGCGATAGTCGAGGTCAACAGCTGCTTCACGGACGGCGTCCAGGTCGCAACGGGCTGCACACTCGGGAACAACTCCCTTATCTACCTCGACCTCGGAAAGACGGCTTTAACGCTCGTGAAGCGCTCGACCTGGGAGGGGGTTAGGGTCTACGCTGATGCTGAGAAACTGGCGAAGTACTACCCGTCCGGTGCTACGGAGCTCTTCAACAGGGTCGTGAAGGAGCGTAAAGGGACACCTGAGGAGAGGAAACGCCTCTGGGAGCTGTGGGAGGAGGCCGCTATGAGGATGCTCCACCTGCCGAGGGAGGAGTTCAAAATCGAGCGGGTAAAGATTCCTCCGATAGAGCAGGCGCCCATCTTCAACAGCCTCCGCTGCTCCAGTTGCGGAGAGCTCGTCATGGAAACGAGGGCCGTTTACGTGGATGGAAAGCCATACTGCCTCTCCTGCGCCGGGGAGAAGTACCTAGGCGTTATCGGCCGCGGAATAGTTGAACTCGGGGGGAGGGAATGA
- the nikR gene encoding nickel-responsive transcriptional regulator NikR — MSVIRFGVSVPKELLDRFDRIIEDKGYVNRSEAIRDMMRDFIIRHEWEEGDREVAGTITLLYNHDEAEVVKELLDLQHDYLTEIVSSIHVHMDEHNCLEVVIVKGKASRIKEIADRLLSLKGVKHGKLVMTGTGRELV, encoded by the coding sequence ATGAGTGTAATACGTTTCGGTGTCTCCGTTCCCAAGGAGCTTCTTGACAGGTTCGACAGGATAATCGAGGATAAGGGGTACGTGAACAGGAGCGAGGCCATAAGGGACATGATGAGAGATTTTATAATCCGCCACGAGTGGGAGGAAGGTGATAGGGAAGTGGCGGGAACGATAACCCTCCTCTACAACCACGATGAGGCGGAGGTTGTTAAGGAGCTCCTCGACCTCCAGCACGACTACTTGACGGAGATAGTGTCGAGCATACACGTCCACATGGACGAGCACAACTGCCTCGAGGTCGTCATCGTCAAGGGGAAAGCGAGCAGGATAAAGGAGATAGCGGACAGACTGCTCAGCCTCAAGGGGGTCAAGCACGGGAAGCTCGTGATGACAGGAACGGGCAGGGAGCTGGTCTGA
- the mobA gene encoding molybdenum cofactor guanylyltransferase MobA: MIGAVLAGGRGTRFRGNKLLFRVGGKPLLLHALERLERAAGIREIVLVTSPENVGELEKLGYAVVVDKLTVGPIGGVYTALDMGDAFVVAGDMPLLVPEFVDYMIERFYETKKLACVPRWANGYIEPLHAAYSKGFQKLLGEQIAAGNYAINQAIRESDACYLEIEELPAEWRESFFNVNTRDDLRRIHRGL; the protein is encoded by the coding sequence ATGATAGGCGCGGTGCTCGCAGGGGGAAGAGGGACGCGTTTCAGGGGTAACAAGCTGCTCTTCAGGGTCGGTGGCAAACCTCTTCTGCTCCACGCGCTTGAGAGGCTCGAAAGAGCCGCAGGAATTAGGGAGATAGTTCTGGTGACCTCCCCCGAGAACGTCGGGGAGCTGGAGAAACTTGGCTACGCTGTTGTGGTGGACAAACTCACCGTGGGCCCGATAGGGGGGGTTTACACCGCACTGGATATGGGCGATGCCTTCGTGGTCGCCGGAGACATGCCCCTCCTCGTTCCCGAGTTCGTTGATTACATGATAGAGCGCTTTTACGAAACCAAAAAGCTAGCGTGCGTCCCCCGCTGGGCCAACGGTTACATTGAGCCCCTACACGCGGCCTATTCCAAGGGGTTCCAAAAGCTCCTGGGAGAACAGATAGCGGCAGGAAACTACGCGATAAACCAGGCGATAAGGGAGAGCGACGCCTGCTACCTTGAAATAGAAGAGCTGCCCGCGGAGTGGAGGGAGAGCTTCTTCAACGTGAACACGAGGGATGACCTCCGGAGAATCCACCGCGGCCTGTAG
- a CDS encoding thioredoxin family protein — MIVEYDGKVDFEKGKAVLWFSIPGCPPCRLVENFMKEVSEEFPEIKVIHVNAEEWSDLVNRFDVLNVPTLVYLKDGKEVARQNLIRNREEVLLRLEELRELQRAGL; from the coding sequence ATGATAGTCGAGTACGACGGAAAGGTGGACTTCGAAAAAGGGAAGGCTGTGCTGTGGTTCTCAATCCCAGGCTGTCCCCCGTGCAGGCTTGTGGAGAACTTTATGAAGGAGGTCAGCGAGGAGTTCCCTGAAATTAAAGTAATCCACGTGAATGCGGAGGAGTGGAGCGACCTGGTGAACCGCTTTGACGTCCTCAACGTCCCGACACTGGTCTACCTTAAGGACGGAAAAGAGGTCGCCAGGCAGAACCTTATAAGAAACAGGGAAGAGGTTCTTTTGAGGCTCGAAGAGTTAAGGGAACTCCAAAGGGCAGGTTTATAA